From the Bacteroidales bacterium genome, one window contains:
- a CDS encoding type II toxin-antitoxin system HicB family antitoxin produces MRIHKEKILHLPILIEQDEDNFYIVSCPTFEGCHSYGKTIDEALKNIQEVIEMCLEEQEEKKKKSSIINRFIGFRELQMPLRTATVKA; encoded by the coding sequence ATGAGAATACATAAAGAAAAAATACTTCATTTGCCTATTCTTATTGAACAGGACGAAGATAATTTTTATATTGTCAGCTGTCCTACTTTTGAGGGCTGCCATTCTTACGGCAAAACTATTGATGAAGCTTTAAAGAATATTCAGGAAGTTATTGAGATGTGCCTTGAAGAACAGGAAGAAAAGAAGAAAAAAAGCAGTATCATTAACAGGTTTATCGGATTCAGAGAACTGCAAATGCCTTTAAGAACTGCAACTGTTAAAGCTTAA